CGTCTTATCAGAAGGCGGATACATCCCTCTGCTGTCTGGCCTGTTGGCCAACAAGGCTAGAATCCTGGGAATAGCTATATTTCTTTTTATCGTCTACTTCCAGACTTTATTTGTGTCTGAAATTCGTATAGAAGGCTATGAGGGATTTACAGAGAGAGAGGTTCGACAATGTCTCCGAGATGGAGGCATGTTCGAGGGCAGCCGGAAATCCATGGATTTAGAGAAGCTGAAACTTTATTTATATGATAAGCTGGACAACGTCGCTTTTGTGGGTATCAATATGAAAGGATGCTTAGCGGAGGTTCGCATTGTGGAGGGCACAATCAACCTGGAAAAGGTGGATAAATCCGCTCCTTGCCATATTGTAGCAGATCGAGAGGGCTATGTTGAGCGAGTTACGCCTATAGAAGGAATAAGAGCCGTAGATACGGGGGATTATGTAAATAAGGGAGATATTCTCATTGCTGGAAACATTCCCATTCAATCCACTACTTATGGACAGCCAGAGAACAGCCTTACAGAACGGTATGTCCACGCGGAGGGAAAGGTTACCGCACGAATCCCCTATTGGTTTGTATACAATCAAAGCGCCTATGAACGGGTAAAAAAGCCTACCGGAAAGTTTTTTTATACTTTTCAAGTTCAGCTGGGAGAAAAGACTCTCTCTACAGAGGAAATCTATCAGCCTTATGAGGTGTCCGTGAAAGAAGAGCTGAAAACCGTCAAAGGTCTTCGGCCTTTTCCCTTTTCTTTTTCTGTTGCTAAAGTAAACGAAGTGGAACTTTTTTCCAGAGAAAGAAGCAGGGAAGAGATGGAAAAACAGGTAAATAAGTTAATTCGGCAAGAAATAAAAGAAAAATTGCCTAAAAACACACAAATTTTAAATAAAAGTTTGTATTTTACCAATAAAAAAAATATAATAGAAGTGGCTGTAATGATTGAGTCATTACAGGAAATAGGAATGGAACAGGAGATTGTTATTGGAGAGAATGCAGAGCGAGGGGCTGAAACTGGAAATCAGTGAAGCCGTAGACAGAGGTGAGCTCTTTGGGAGCTTGGATTCCAATTTAAAGATTATCGAAGAATATTTTGCCATTACCATTATTCAGCGGGATAATGAACTGATATTGAAGGGGGACCAGGAGGGCGAGGCTCAGAAGGTCTTAACGGAGATGATGTCCATCATCTCCATGGGAGAAAAGCTGGATACTCAAAAGATCCATTACGTCATCGCGTTGTGCGAAAATGGCATGTCCTATAAAGAGAGCAAACTTAATAAAGATATCATCTGCTTTACCCACAAGGGTAAGCCCTTAAAACCTAAGACCATCGGTCAAAAGGACTATGTGAACAGCATCCGTCAAAAGGATATCGTCTTCGGCGTAGGACCGGCGGGTACCGGCAAGACTTATATTGCGGTAGCCATGGCCATCAGCGCCTTTAAAAATAAAGAAGTCCAGAAAATTATTCTGGCCAGGCCAGCGGTGGAAGCTGGAGAACGGCTGGGATTCCTGCCGGGAGACCTGCAAGAAAAGGTAGACCCTTATTTGAGGCCTCTTTACGATGCCCTCTATGATATTTTAGGGAGGGAAGGAGCCATGAGGCTGAAAGAAAAGGAAGTTATTGAGGTGGTGCCGCTGGCTTATATGAGAGGACGGACTCTGGACAATTCCTTCATTATTTTAGATGAAGCGCAAAATACCACCAAGGAGCAGATGAAAATGTTTCTCACCAGGTTGGGATTCGGCTCCAAGGCAGTTATCACGGGGGATATCACTCAAATTGACCTGCCTAGAGGAAAGAAGTCCGGGCTGGTGGATGCCATCAACGTTTTAAAGCCCGTGAAGGATATCGATTTCTGTTATTTAAAGGATGTGGATGTAGTTCGTCATGAACTGGTGAAAAAAATCATCAATGCCTACGAGCATTATTACAGCCAACATCCAGAACCAGAAGAAAAGAAGGATGGCATTGATATAAATTGATAATCGGTATAGGATATAGAGTAAACGCTATTGCTGTATGCGGATGATGAGGTGACAGGTATGAACATTATTTTTAGTGAAGAGAGAATGCCGGGACAAGCCGTCGTGGAGAAGATGACGGAAGCTGGAAAGCTGTGCATCATAGAAGAAGGCTTAGACCCCAAGGATATTGTAGTCAGTGTAACCTTTGTTGATGAAGAAGAAATACACCAGCTGAACAAGCAGTATCGGGAGGTGGACCGGGTGACAGATGTTCTTTCCTTTCCACAGTTTGATGACCTGACCAATTTGCCGAAGGGCGGGGAGGTCTGCATCGGCGATGTGGTCATCTGCCCGGAACAGGCCCTGTTGCAGGCAGATGATTTCGGCCATTCTCCAGAGAGAGAGTTGGTATACCTGTTTGTTCACAGTGTCTTCCACCTGCTGGGATATGATCATCTAGAGGAAGAAGACAAGGTGGCGATGCGGGAAAAAGAAGAGCGGATTATGAATCAGATAGGCATAGAGAGGTAAGGCTTTCATGAATGGAAAAGAACTGTTTTTAAAATCCAGACAAGCGGCTGATAAGGCTTATGCGCCGTTTTCACGCTTTCACGTCGGTGCAGCCCTTCTAGCTAAAAGCGGAAAGGTTTATACTGGCGTCAATGTGGAGAATTCTTCTTATGGGGCCACCATCTGCGCGGAGAGGACGGCCTTTACAAAGGCCATCTCCGAAGGCGAACTGGAGTTTGTGGCCATCGCCATCAGTGGAAATGGTGGGGAAGCTTGGCCTTGCGGCATATGCCGGCAGTTTATGTATGAGTTTTCACCAGATCTGCTGGTCATAACCGGAGCAGACGAAGAGCACTTGGAGCAGATGACGCTACGGGAATTACTGCCCCATGGATTTAAGTTGTAACAAAAGGAGAAATAGATTGAAATCAGGATTTATAGGAATAATCGGCAGGCCTAATGTGGGAAAATCTACGTTGATGAATGCCATATTAGGGGAGAAAATCTCCATTGCCACAGACAAGCCTCAGACCACTCGAAACAGTATTCGAGGTATTTACACCCGGATGGCGGAGACAAAAGGGCAGGATGACGTGCAAATGATCTTTATTGACACGCCAGGCATTCACAAGCCTAAAAACAAGCTGGGAAGCTATATGACCGGCATGGCGGTCAACACCTTTCGGGAGGTAGAGGTCATCGTTTTGTTG
The genomic region above belongs to Aminipila butyrica and contains:
- a CDS encoding sporulation protein YqfD: MEHWLLIRIEGFKQQELLSQCMKKNIPLRQIKIKNNIELTMRVRQEDFDLVKKLGKNKYRFTVLSEGGYIPLLSGLLANKARILGIAIFLFIVYFQTLFVSEIRIEGYEGFTEREVRQCLRDGGMFEGSRKSMDLEKLKLYLYDKLDNVAFVGINMKGCLAEVRIVEGTINLEKVDKSAPCHIVADREGYVERVTPIEGIRAVDTGDYVNKGDILIAGNIPIQSTTYGQPENSLTERYVHAEGKVTARIPYWFVYNQSAYERVKKPTGKFFYTFQVQLGEKTLSTEEIYQPYEVSVKEELKTVKGLRPFPFSFSVAKVNEVELFSRERSREEMEKQVNKLIRQEIKEKLPKNTQILNKSLYFTNKKNIIEVAVMIESLQEIGMEQEIVIGENAERGAETGNQ
- a CDS encoding PhoH family protein; this translates as MQSEGLKLEISEAVDRGELFGSLDSNLKIIEEYFAITIIQRDNELILKGDQEGEAQKVLTEMMSIISMGEKLDTQKIHYVIALCENGMSYKESKLNKDIICFTHKGKPLKPKTIGQKDYVNSIRQKDIVFGVGPAGTGKTYIAVAMAISAFKNKEVQKIILARPAVEAGERLGFLPGDLQEKVDPYLRPLYDALYDILGREGAMRLKEKEVIEVVPLAYMRGRTLDNSFIILDEAQNTTKEQMKMFLTRLGFGSKAVITGDITQIDLPRGKKSGLVDAINVLKPVKDIDFCYLKDVDVVRHELVKKIINAYEHYYSQHPEPEEKKDGIDIN
- the ybeY gene encoding rRNA maturation RNase YbeY, giving the protein MNIIFSEERMPGQAVVEKMTEAGKLCIIEEGLDPKDIVVSVTFVDEEEIHQLNKQYREVDRVTDVLSFPQFDDLTNLPKGGEVCIGDVVICPEQALLQADDFGHSPERELVYLFVHSVFHLLGYDHLEEEDKVAMREKEERIMNQIGIER
- the cdd gene encoding cytidine deaminase — protein: MNGKELFLKSRQAADKAYAPFSRFHVGAALLAKSGKVYTGVNVENSSYGATICAERTAFTKAISEGELEFVAIAISGNGGEAWPCGICRQFMYEFSPDLLVITGADEEHLEQMTLRELLPHGFKL